In Jatrophihabitans sp., the following are encoded in one genomic region:
- a CDS encoding NACHT domain-containing protein codes for MNADESWADKRYAELEAEVEAVGARLGRGPLARLFGSDDSRRREGNLTTALMASKHRLLLLQGDPGSGKSVALRHVAGRLTNAARKTRRNHVVIPLYISLKQFRPGQDDVTGTDIRNFILETMSSALDDQRQVKYFKEHFDEGLEKGLWLFLFDSFDEIPEILSAVEVDATVRRYAQAIEQFMNGVSPCRGMLASREYRGPQELAWPKFWIVPLSERRRTAFIKKAALDVVAERILFNELPNATTSIRALSDNPLVLGLLCEYVENERHFPETSHSVFESHVVRSFGEDGAEILARFQMDAVEIRDIAEKVAFCMAAEPGLGLSATEPKLLAGLRKQGFIVTQSSLMMAMGALRFVRLARTEDRFSPLDPTTLTFSHRRFQEYFATCLVLREPQRVSEQDLLLDGRWRETAVTVLQMQPADKTDALLAEADRFLRQVSALPPDTALSDAKNTHPFIWPRGALHVLGLLDAGWNGRVAPTRHQVKDRSGQLLKDAATRGLIIDLKWAIDTAGAAPEKTLLFLLRRASQSGSGWLRESAFRQLGRLKPLPADLAREIRLGLLTYAVGGRLRRDSLAVNAQLKRVDGAKDFLSSKRLLVAVPFVDFAIHLVVLAFGAVLASSVSSFAGVLFIGLISHASLYVLRATTFFAWSADQMKFPVMASIRSLAPGVRRIGNDESVSAKFVAIDSILVAYFAFALRFIFVPLSVSEAHRMQATLSAVGLFLVTWSLSALLCVRIASVSSMVWVVPQIVLLYRAILSLPSLVRFLMNRGVRNLASWLLGTVLAVVAVSLLLIVGIRFQDSPVVSLVLTIAVGLGAVLFLVGLMVAVTLRIRDRLYLSRWERRNTPVRSANDVIAHLRAIRTEYGTRRYVRSLRMNRRLDKSYEGPTAALADFLAAVEASNTAKSDDREHMKRDKEEERWPIFRTAEFRDWSAQEPAVFKRKMSGASAVLIDEIAKTLEQVRWTGEAA; via the coding sequence ATGAACGCGGACGAATCTTGGGCTGACAAGCGTTACGCTGAACTTGAGGCTGAAGTTGAAGCCGTAGGTGCGCGTTTGGGCCGCGGGCCGCTGGCTCGCTTGTTTGGCTCGGACGACAGCCGAAGGCGCGAGGGAAATTTAACAACAGCATTGATGGCAAGTAAACATCGGCTACTGCTACTACAAGGCGATCCGGGCTCGGGGAAGAGCGTTGCGCTTAGGCACGTAGCAGGTCGGTTGACGAACGCAGCCCGGAAGACACGGCGGAATCATGTGGTTATTCCGCTTTATATCAGCCTTAAACAATTCAGGCCAGGTCAAGACGATGTCACGGGTACTGACATCCGAAATTTCATCCTCGAGACTATGTCTTCCGCCCTAGATGACCAACGGCAAGTGAAGTACTTCAAGGAGCACTTCGACGAGGGACTTGAGAAGGGTCTGTGGCTTTTTCTCTTCGACAGCTTTGATGAGATACCAGAAATTCTCAGCGCCGTGGAGGTTGACGCCACAGTGCGACGTTACGCTCAGGCAATAGAGCAGTTCATGAATGGCGTTAGCCCCTGTCGAGGAATGTTAGCCTCCCGCGAATACAGGGGACCGCAAGAGCTGGCCTGGCCGAAATTTTGGATCGTACCTTTGTCGGAACGTCGGCGAACTGCCTTCATTAAGAAGGCGGCTCTTGATGTTGTCGCGGAAAGGATTCTGTTCAATGAATTACCGAATGCAACGACCAGTATTAGAGCTCTCTCCGATAATCCGCTAGTGTTGGGCCTGTTGTGCGAATATGTTGAAAATGAACGGCACTTCCCTGAGACCTCGCATAGTGTCTTTGAATCACATGTCGTACGCTCATTCGGAGAAGATGGCGCTGAGATTCTCGCACGGTTTCAAATGGACGCTGTTGAAATCCGCGATATCGCGGAGAAGGTAGCCTTCTGCATGGCAGCGGAACCTGGCTTGGGGCTCAGTGCGACTGAGCCTAAATTGCTGGCAGGCCTGAGAAAGCAGGGGTTCATAGTTACTCAGAGCAGTCTGATGATGGCAATGGGGGCCTTACGATTTGTTAGGCTAGCCCGTACCGAGGATCGGTTTTCGCCACTCGATCCCACTACGCTTACCTTTTCCCACCGACGATTCCAGGAATACTTCGCTACTTGTCTAGTGTTGCGGGAACCTCAGCGGGTGTCCGAACAGGATCTTCTGCTAGACGGCAGATGGCGTGAGACTGCGGTAACCGTATTGCAGATGCAGCCGGCTGACAAGACCGATGCTTTGCTCGCAGAGGCTGATCGCTTCCTAAGGCAAGTTTCGGCGTTACCGCCTGATACCGCACTCTCTGACGCTAAAAACACTCACCCATTCATCTGGCCGCGTGGCGCACTGCACGTTTTAGGCCTGCTCGATGCAGGCTGGAACGGCCGTGTTGCGCCTACCAGGCATCAAGTGAAGGACCGGAGTGGGCAACTGCTTAAAGACGCAGCCACGCGCGGCCTTATCATCGACTTGAAGTGGGCGATCGATACGGCGGGGGCCGCCCCGGAGAAAACCCTTTTGTTCTTGTTGCGACGCGCCTCACAAAGCGGCAGTGGGTGGCTTCGGGAGTCTGCGTTCCGTCAGCTTGGTCGCCTCAAACCGCTACCCGCGGACCTCGCGCGCGAGATTCGCCTAGGCCTCCTAACTTATGCAGTAGGTGGCCGCTTACGCCGGGACTCCCTAGCTGTCAATGCTCAGCTAAAACGAGTTGACGGTGCCAAGGACTTCTTGTCTAGCAAGCGACTGCTGGTCGCAGTGCCATTTGTGGACTTCGCAATTCATCTCGTGGTACTTGCGTTTGGCGCTGTTCTAGCTTCAAGTGTCTCTAGCTTCGCTGGCGTCCTGTTTATAGGATTGATTTCGCATGCCTCTCTATATGTTCTGAGAGCTACGACGTTTTTCGCCTGGTCCGCTGATCAAATGAAGTTCCCAGTGATGGCAAGTATCCGCTCCTTGGCTCCAGGCGTAAGACGTATTGGTAACGATGAAAGCGTAAGTGCCAAATTTGTTGCTATAGACAGCATATTAGTAGCTTACTTTGCCTTCGCGTTGCGCTTCATATTTGTGCCGCTGAGTGTAAGTGAGGCGCATAGAATGCAGGCAACCTTAAGTGCGGTCGGTTTATTTTTAGTGACCTGGTCATTGTCTGCTCTACTCTGTGTGCGCATCGCCTCCGTTTCGTCAATGGTCTGGGTTGTGCCGCAAATTGTCTTGCTTTACCGAGCAATTCTATCCCTGCCCAGCCTTGTACGTTTCCTCATGAATCGCGGTGTTCGCAATCTTGCCTCCTGGCTATTGGGGACAGTTTTGGCCGTAGTCGCGGTGTCGCTCCTATTGATAGTAGGAATACGCTTCCAAGATAGTCCCGTCGTCAGCTTGGTGCTTACTATCGCAGTAGGACTTGGCGCAGTTTTGTTTCTCGTAGGCCTTATGGTTGCTGTAACTCTACGAATTCGGGACAGACTGTACCTCAGCCGCTGGGAAAGGCGGAATACTCCTGTACGGTCAGCAAATGATGTGATCGCGCACCTTAGGGCGATAAGAACAGAATATGGTACTAGGCGGTACGTGCGGAGCCTACGGATGAACCGAAGGCTTGATAAGTCCTACGAAGGGCCGACCGCGGCATTGGCAGATTTTCTGGCCGCAGTGGAAGCATCTAATACCGCAAAATCTGATGACCGTGAGCACATGAAGAGGGACAAGGAGGAGGAGCGTTGGCCTATTTTCCGAACTGCCGAGTTCCGGGATTGGTCGGCCCAAGAGCCAGCGGTCTTCAAAAGGAAGATGTCAGGAGCTTCTGCGGTGCTGATTGACGAGATAGCCAAGACGCTTGAACAGGTTCGTTGGACTGGTGAAGCAGCGTGA
- a CDS encoding ABC transporter ATP-binding protein — MSAQPPGEPGAEQLAPVPVTQWRGQYDRKEPEDEQAVIAEGRPRLDPEARRLLLELIRPYRRQIIILLILVVGQVITTMAAPWLIGMAIDHGLPDALDGNYRTLTQLTVALVTAATTAGVLQWVFLRRTAVVGQAVLFDLRRRVFDHTQRLSVSWHERFTSGRVISRLTSDIDTLRELLDSSLDGLLLALLNIVVISVVMLVLDPWLALIALTAMIPLLLLFRWFSAHSTVAFRRTRESVALLIVQFVETFNGIRAVQAFRREPRNDAIFEALNADYRDANRKVFNLHAVFIPGVTLIGNVATVTVLFAGGYRVAQGGLALGVLTAFLLYLREFYGPMEDVAIFYNSLQSATAAMEKLALVLAEEPAVPEPANPTPLPHPTAGEVCFDSVEFSYDPKAEHPRTVLHELDLRIDSGQTVALVGATGAGKTTIAKLISRFYDPTEGQVRLDGVALDQLSDHDLHTAVVMITQDGFLFSGSVADNIAFGRPSASRAEIEQAARAVGADEFIQRLPAGYDTDVRKRGGRLSAGQRQLIAFARAFLADPAVLILDEATSSLDIPTERAVQRALRTVLRGRTALIIAHRLSTVAIADRVLVLDAGRVVEDGAPADLIATVDGRYAALHTAWLDSLV, encoded by the coding sequence ATGAGCGCCCAGCCGCCTGGCGAGCCGGGCGCGGAGCAACTGGCGCCGGTGCCGGTCACGCAGTGGCGCGGCCAGTACGACCGCAAGGAGCCCGAGGACGAGCAGGCCGTGATCGCCGAGGGCCGACCGCGTCTTGACCCGGAGGCCCGGCGGCTGCTGCTCGAGCTGATCCGGCCCTACCGGCGCCAGATCATCATCCTGCTGATCCTGGTGGTCGGTCAGGTCATCACCACGATGGCGGCGCCGTGGCTGATCGGGATGGCGATCGACCACGGCCTGCCCGACGCCCTGGACGGGAACTACCGCACCCTGACACAGCTGACGGTGGCGCTGGTGACGGCCGCGACCACCGCCGGCGTGCTGCAGTGGGTGTTCCTACGCCGCACCGCCGTGGTCGGTCAGGCGGTCCTGTTCGACCTGCGCCGCCGGGTCTTCGACCACACCCAGCGGTTGAGCGTCTCCTGGCACGAGCGGTTCACCTCGGGTCGGGTGATCAGCCGGCTCACCTCTGACATCGACACCTTGCGCGAGCTGCTGGACTCCAGCCTGGACGGCTTGCTGCTCGCGCTGCTCAACATCGTGGTGATCTCGGTGGTGATGCTCGTGCTCGATCCGTGGCTGGCCCTGATCGCCCTGACCGCGATGATCCCGCTGCTGCTGCTGTTCCGGTGGTTCTCCGCGCACTCGACGGTGGCCTTCCGCCGGACCCGCGAGAGCGTGGCGCTGCTGATCGTGCAGTTCGTCGAGACCTTCAACGGCATCCGCGCGGTGCAGGCGTTCCGGCGCGAGCCTCGCAACGACGCGATCTTCGAGGCCTTGAACGCCGACTACCGTGACGCCAACCGCAAGGTGTTCAACCTGCACGCGGTCTTCATCCCCGGCGTGACCCTGATCGGCAATGTCGCGACCGTGACGGTGCTTTTCGCCGGCGGTTACCGGGTCGCGCAAGGGGGCCTGGCGCTCGGCGTGCTGACGGCGTTCCTGCTGTACCTGCGAGAGTTCTACGGTCCGATGGAAGACGTCGCGATCTTCTACAACTCGCTGCAGTCAGCGACCGCCGCGATGGAGAAGCTGGCTCTGGTGCTGGCCGAGGAGCCGGCGGTGCCCGAGCCGGCGAACCCGACGCCGCTGCCGCATCCGACGGCCGGCGAGGTCTGCTTCGACTCGGTGGAGTTCAGCTACGACCCGAAGGCCGAGCATCCGCGCACCGTGCTGCACGAGCTCGACCTGCGCATCGACAGCGGCCAGACCGTGGCGCTGGTCGGCGCCACCGGCGCGGGCAAGACCACCATCGCCAAGCTGATCAGCCGGTTCTATGACCCCACCGAGGGCCAGGTGCGCCTGGACGGCGTCGCGCTGGACCAGCTGTCAGACCACGACCTGCACACCGCGGTCGTCATGATCACCCAGGACGGCTTTCTGTTCTCCGGATCGGTGGCCGACAACATCGCCTTCGGCCGGCCCTCGGCGTCGCGGGCCGAGATCGAGCAGGCGGCCCGGGCGGTCGGCGCCGATGAGTTCATCCAGCGACTGCCGGCCGGTTATGACACCGACGTCCGCAAGCGCGGCGGCCGGCTGTCGGCCGGCCAGCGGCAGCTGATCGCCTTCGCCCGGGCGTTCCTGGCCGACCCGGCGGTGCTGATCCTGGACGAGGCCACCTCCAGCCTCGACATCCCGACCGAGCGGGCGGTGCAGCGGGCGCTGCGCACCGTGCTGCGTGGGCGCACCGCCCTGATCATCGCCCACCGGCTCTCGACCGTGGCGATCGCGGACCGGGTGCTGGTGCTCGACGCCGGCCGGGTCGTCGAGGACGGCGCCCCGGCCGACCTGATCGCCACCGTGGACGGCCGGTACGCCGCGTTGCACACCGCCTGGCTCGACTCGCTGGTCTAG